Proteins from a single region of Oryza brachyantha chromosome 6, ObraRS2, whole genome shotgun sequence:
- the LOC102702768 gene encoding probable allantoate deiminase isoform X3, translated as MRQCSGSKNSAWSDSSPISDGEGYLERTFLSPASIRASAVIISWMKDAGLTTWVDQMGNIHGRFEPANSTSEALLIGSHMDTVIDAGMYDGSLGIISAISALKVFKVTGKLQRITRPVEVIAFSDEEGVRFQTTFLGSAAVAGTLPESILQVSDKSGTTVEDALKLNSFEATAATLGEIKYSPESVGSYVEVHIEQGPVLEALRYPLGVVKGIAGQTRLKVIVSGSQGHAGTVPMKLRRDPMVAAAELVLTLETLCKQPNRFLNYDEECGCFTEESLAGLVCTVGELLTWPSASNVIPGQVNFTVDIRAMDDKVRETIVASFSRLVLQRCDDRLVDCAVEQKHAAAATPCDAELTSQLERAARSALSSMKAAPPGRHTGGETPVLMSGAGHDAMAMARLTKVGMLFVRCRGGVSHSPEESVLDDDVWAAGLALVNFIGQNVVASAES; from the exons ATGAGACAGTGCTCAGGCTCAAAGAACTCGGCATGGTCAGATTCTTCTCCG ATATCTGATGGTGAAGGATATCTTGAGAGGACCTTCTTGAGTCCTGCTTCTATCAGAGCCTCTGCTGTCATTATCAGCTGGATGAAAGACGCCGGACTTACAAC GTGGGTTGATCAAATGGGCAACATTCACGGTCGATTTGAACCGGCCAACTCAACCAGTGAGGCCTTATTGATTGGATCTCACATG GACACTGTTATTGATGCCGGCATGTATGATGGATCTCTGGGTATTATTTCTGCAATCTCTGCTTTGAAGGTTTTCAAAGTTACTGGGAAACTTCAGAGAATTACCAGACCAGTAGAG GTGATTGCATTCAGCGATGAGGAGGGTGTTAGATTCCAAACAACTTTTCTGGGAAGCGCCGCTGTAGCTGGTACACTACCTGAATCAATTTTACAAGTATCTGACAAGag TGGCACAACagttgaagatgctctaaagCTGAATTCTTTTGAGGCAACCGCTGCTACTCTTGGTGAAATAAAGTACAGCCCGGAGTCTGTGGGGAGTTATGTTGAG gtTCACATTGAACAAGGGCCTGTCCTGGAAGCGCTCCGTTATCCACTTGGTGTTGTAAAGGGAATTGCAGGACAAACACGATTGAAG GTAATAGTAAGTGGTTCACAAGGGCATGCTGGCACGGTTCCAATGAAATTGCGCCGTGATCCGATGGTTGCAGCTGCAGAACTCGTCCTGACCCTGGAGACACTCTGCAAACAACCCAACAGGTTCCTCAACTACGACGAGGAATGCGGCTGCTTCACGGAGGAGTCCCTCGCCGGCCTTGTCTGCACCGTCGGCGAGCTGCTGACATGGCCTAGCGCGAGCAACGTCATACCAGGCCAG GTGAACTTTACGGTGGACATACGCGCCATGGACGACAAGGTGAGGGAGACGATCGTCGCGAGCTTCTCGAGGCTCGTTCTTCAGAGATGCGACGACAGATTGGTCGACTGCGCCGTCGAGCAAAAG cacgcggccgcggcgacgccCTGCGACGCGGAGCTGACGTCCCAGCTGGAGCGCGCCGCGCGGTCGGCGCTGTCGTCGATgaaggcggcgccgccgggccgCCACACGGGCGGCGAGACGCCGGTGCTGATGAGCGGCGCGGGGCACGACGCGATGGCGATGGCCAGGCTGACCAAGGTCGGGATGCTGTTCGTCcggtgccgcggcggcgtcagcCACTCGCCGGAGGAGTCCGTGCTGGACGACGACGTCTGggccgccggcctcgcccTGGTCAACTTCATTGGCCAGAACGTGGTTGCTTCGGCGGAATCGTAA
- the LOC102702768 gene encoding probable allantoate deiminase isoform X2 has protein sequence MALLLLLSFPRCHPSLHLLILFLAASVLPVLDGLELGGDGLYREILRDETVLRLKELGMISDGEGYLERTFLSPASIRASAVIISWMKDAGLTTWVDQMGNIHGRFEPANSTSEALLIGSHMDTVIDAGMYDGSLGIISAISALKVFKVTGKLQRITRPVEVIAFSDEEGVRFQTTFLGSAAVAGTLPESILQVSDKSGTTVEDALKLNSFEATAATLGEIKYSPESVGSYVEVHIEQGPVLEALRYPLGVVKGIAGQTRLKVIVSGSQGHAGTVPMKLRRDPMVAAAELVLTLETLCKQPNRFLNYDEECGCFTEESLAGLVCTVGELLTWPSASNVIPGQVNFTVDIRAMDDKVRETIVASFSRLVLQRCDDRLVDCAVEQKHAAAATPCDAELTSQLERAARSALSSMKAAPPGRHTGGETPVLMSGAGHDAMAMARLTKVGMLFVRCRGGVSHSPEESVLDDDVWAAGLALVNFIGQNVVASAES, from the exons AtggctctcctcctcctcctctccttccccAGGTGCCACCCATCCCTCCACCTCCTcatcctcttcctcgccgCATCGGTTCTTCCAGTCTTGG ATGGATTGGAGCTGGGAGGAGACGGCCTCTACAGGGAGATCCTGAGGGATGAGACAGTGCTCAGGCTCAAAGAACTCGGCATG ATATCTGATGGTGAAGGATATCTTGAGAGGACCTTCTTGAGTCCTGCTTCTATCAGAGCCTCTGCTGTCATTATCAGCTGGATGAAAGACGCCGGACTTACAAC GTGGGTTGATCAAATGGGCAACATTCACGGTCGATTTGAACCGGCCAACTCAACCAGTGAGGCCTTATTGATTGGATCTCACATG GACACTGTTATTGATGCCGGCATGTATGATGGATCTCTGGGTATTATTTCTGCAATCTCTGCTTTGAAGGTTTTCAAAGTTACTGGGAAACTTCAGAGAATTACCAGACCAGTAGAG GTGATTGCATTCAGCGATGAGGAGGGTGTTAGATTCCAAACAACTTTTCTGGGAAGCGCCGCTGTAGCTGGTACACTACCTGAATCAATTTTACAAGTATCTGACAAGag TGGCACAACagttgaagatgctctaaagCTGAATTCTTTTGAGGCAACCGCTGCTACTCTTGGTGAAATAAAGTACAGCCCGGAGTCTGTGGGGAGTTATGTTGAG gtTCACATTGAACAAGGGCCTGTCCTGGAAGCGCTCCGTTATCCACTTGGTGTTGTAAAGGGAATTGCAGGACAAACACGATTGAAG GTAATAGTAAGTGGTTCACAAGGGCATGCTGGCACGGTTCCAATGAAATTGCGCCGTGATCCGATGGTTGCAGCTGCAGAACTCGTCCTGACCCTGGAGACACTCTGCAAACAACCCAACAGGTTCCTCAACTACGACGAGGAATGCGGCTGCTTCACGGAGGAGTCCCTCGCCGGCCTTGTCTGCACCGTCGGCGAGCTGCTGACATGGCCTAGCGCGAGCAACGTCATACCAGGCCAG GTGAACTTTACGGTGGACATACGCGCCATGGACGACAAGGTGAGGGAGACGATCGTCGCGAGCTTCTCGAGGCTCGTTCTTCAGAGATGCGACGACAGATTGGTCGACTGCGCCGTCGAGCAAAAG cacgcggccgcggcgacgccCTGCGACGCGGAGCTGACGTCCCAGCTGGAGCGCGCCGCGCGGTCGGCGCTGTCGTCGATgaaggcggcgccgccgggccgCCACACGGGCGGCGAGACGCCGGTGCTGATGAGCGGCGCGGGGCACGACGCGATGGCGATGGCCAGGCTGACCAAGGTCGGGATGCTGTTCGTCcggtgccgcggcggcgtcagcCACTCGCCGGAGGAGTCCGTGCTGGACGACGACGTCTGggccgccggcctcgcccTGGTCAACTTCATTGGCCAGAACGTGGTTGCTTCGGCGGAATCGTAA
- the LOC102702768 gene encoding probable allantoate deiminase isoform X1, with the protein MALLLLLSFPRCHPSLHLLILFLAASVLPVLGGSWIGSMDDYNGLELGGDGLYREILRDETVLRLKELGMISDGEGYLERTFLSPASIRASAVIISWMKDAGLTTWVDQMGNIHGRFEPANSTSEALLIGSHMDTVIDAGMYDGSLGIISAISALKVFKVTGKLQRITRPVEVIAFSDEEGVRFQTTFLGSAAVAGTLPESILQVSDKSGTTVEDALKLNSFEATAATLGEIKYSPESVGSYVEVHIEQGPVLEALRYPLGVVKGIAGQTRLKVIVSGSQGHAGTVPMKLRRDPMVAAAELVLTLETLCKQPNRFLNYDEECGCFTEESLAGLVCTVGELLTWPSASNVIPGQVNFTVDIRAMDDKVRETIVASFSRLVLQRCDDRLVDCAVEQKHAAAATPCDAELTSQLERAARSALSSMKAAPPGRHTGGETPVLMSGAGHDAMAMARLTKVGMLFVRCRGGVSHSPEESVLDDDVWAAGLALVNFIGQNVVASAES; encoded by the exons AtggctctcctcctcctcctctccttccccAGGTGCCACCCATCCCTCCACCTCCTcatcctcttcctcgccgCATCGGTTCTTCCAGTCTTGGGTGGGTCTTGGATTGGATCGATGGATGATTACA ATGGATTGGAGCTGGGAGGAGACGGCCTCTACAGGGAGATCCTGAGGGATGAGACAGTGCTCAGGCTCAAAGAACTCGGCATG ATATCTGATGGTGAAGGATATCTTGAGAGGACCTTCTTGAGTCCTGCTTCTATCAGAGCCTCTGCTGTCATTATCAGCTGGATGAAAGACGCCGGACTTACAAC GTGGGTTGATCAAATGGGCAACATTCACGGTCGATTTGAACCGGCCAACTCAACCAGTGAGGCCTTATTGATTGGATCTCACATG GACACTGTTATTGATGCCGGCATGTATGATGGATCTCTGGGTATTATTTCTGCAATCTCTGCTTTGAAGGTTTTCAAAGTTACTGGGAAACTTCAGAGAATTACCAGACCAGTAGAG GTGATTGCATTCAGCGATGAGGAGGGTGTTAGATTCCAAACAACTTTTCTGGGAAGCGCCGCTGTAGCTGGTACACTACCTGAATCAATTTTACAAGTATCTGACAAGag TGGCACAACagttgaagatgctctaaagCTGAATTCTTTTGAGGCAACCGCTGCTACTCTTGGTGAAATAAAGTACAGCCCGGAGTCTGTGGGGAGTTATGTTGAG gtTCACATTGAACAAGGGCCTGTCCTGGAAGCGCTCCGTTATCCACTTGGTGTTGTAAAGGGAATTGCAGGACAAACACGATTGAAG GTAATAGTAAGTGGTTCACAAGGGCATGCTGGCACGGTTCCAATGAAATTGCGCCGTGATCCGATGGTTGCAGCTGCAGAACTCGTCCTGACCCTGGAGACACTCTGCAAACAACCCAACAGGTTCCTCAACTACGACGAGGAATGCGGCTGCTTCACGGAGGAGTCCCTCGCCGGCCTTGTCTGCACCGTCGGCGAGCTGCTGACATGGCCTAGCGCGAGCAACGTCATACCAGGCCAG GTGAACTTTACGGTGGACATACGCGCCATGGACGACAAGGTGAGGGAGACGATCGTCGCGAGCTTCTCGAGGCTCGTTCTTCAGAGATGCGACGACAGATTGGTCGACTGCGCCGTCGAGCAAAAG cacgcggccgcggcgacgccCTGCGACGCGGAGCTGACGTCCCAGCTGGAGCGCGCCGCGCGGTCGGCGCTGTCGTCGATgaaggcggcgccgccgggccgCCACACGGGCGGCGAGACGCCGGTGCTGATGAGCGGCGCGGGGCACGACGCGATGGCGATGGCCAGGCTGACCAAGGTCGGGATGCTGTTCGTCcggtgccgcggcggcgtcagcCACTCGCCGGAGGAGTCCGTGCTGGACGACGACGTCTGggccgccggcctcgcccTGGTCAACTTCATTGGCCAGAACGTGGTTGCTTCGGCGGAATCGTAA
- the LOC107304369 gene encoding protein ABERRANT PANICLE ORGANIZATION 1 — MMNPRRLPPLPSLSVEAAAAAAVDEMDPRVWRRLPQPLVDRVLACLPTPTFLRLRAACRRFYHLLFSSPFLHSHLLLSPHLPFFAFVVPSAGHLLLLDPTGQVPSWSRLPLPLPPVAGGPAAFSPAAASAGLLAFLSDASGHKTLLLANPITRLLAALPISPTARLSPTVGLAAGPTSIIAVVAGDDLVSPFAVKNISADTFVADAASVPPSGFWAPSSLLPRLSSLDPRAGMAFASGRFYCMSSSPFAVLVFDVAANVWSKVQPPMRRFLRSPALVELGGGREGAARVALVSAVEKSRLSVPRSVRLWTLRRVGNGGGAAGGGGGGAWTEVARMPPEVHAQFAVAEGGRGFECAAHGDYVVLAPRGPVAQAPASALVFDSRRDEWRWAPPCPYVVALAHGGVVVGAAAAAGAGFRVFAYEPRLATPAIGLLDATAPVALHGMHG, encoded by the exons ATGATGAACCCtcgccggctgccgcctcTGCCGTCGTTGtccgtggaggcggcggctgcggcggcggtggacgagATGGACCCGCGTGTGTGGCGCCGGCTGCCGCAGCCGCTCGTGGACCGCGTCCTGGCATGCCTGCCGACGCCGACgttcctccgcctccgcgccgcctgccgccgctTCTACCACCTCCTCTTCTCGTCCCCGTTCCTCCactcccacctcctcctctccccgcaCCTCCCCTTCTTCGCCTTCGTCGTGCCCTCCGCGGGGCACCTGCTCCTGCTCGATCCCACCGGCCAGGTGCCCTCCTGGTCCCGCCTCCCGCTGCCGCTCCCGCCCGTCGCCGGGGGGCCCGCGGCGTTCTCCCCGGCGGCCGCGTCGGCCGGCCTGCTCGCGTTCTTGTCCGACGCGTCTGGCCACAAGACGCTGCTCCTCGCCAACCCCATCAcacgcctcctcgccgcgctgccgATCTCCCCGACCGCGCGCCTCTCCCCCACagtcggcctcgccgccggccccaCCTCCATCATCGCCGTCGTGGCTGGAGACGACCTCGTGTCCCCTTTTGCTGTCAAGAACATATCTGCCGACACcttcgtcgccgacgccgcctccgtccCGCCCTCCGGCTTCTGGGCCCccagctccctcctcccccgcctgTCGTCCCTCGACCCCCGCGCCGGCATGGCCTTCGCCTCCGGCAG GTTCTACTGCATGAGCTCATCTCCGTTTGCGGTTCTCGTGTTCGACGTGGCGGCCAATGTCTGGAGCAAGGTGCAGCCGCCGATGAGGCGTTTCCTGAGGTCGCCGGCGCTGgtggagctcggcggcgggagggagggagcggcgaggGTTGCACTGGTTTCGGCCGTCGAGAAGAGCCGGCTCAGCGTTCCGCGCAGCGTTCGTCTGTGGACGCTGCGCCGCGTCGGCaacggaggaggagcagccggcggcggcggcggaggcgcgtgGACAGAGGTGGCGCGGATGCCGCCGGAGGTGCACGCGCAGTTCGCCGTGGCGGAAGGAGGGCGCGGGTTCGAgtgcgcggcgcacggcgactaCGTCGTGCTCGCGCCGCGCGGCCCGGTGGCCCAGGCGCCCGCGAGCGCGCTCGTGTTCGACTCTCGCCGCGACGAGTGGCGGtgggcgccgccgtgcccgtacGTCGTCGCGCTAGCgcacggcggcgtcgtcgtcggcgccgctgccgctgccggcgcgGGCTTCCGGGTGTTCGCCTACGAGCCCCgcctggcgacgccggccATTGGCCTCCTCGACGCCACGGCGCCCGTCGCCTTGCATGGCATGCATGGTTAG